A single region of the Salicibibacter cibi genome encodes:
- a CDS encoding heptaprenylglyceryl phosphate synthase, which yields MEEMKAWRHAFKVDPARPHSEKWLEEICESGTDVVIVGGTEGTTIDNVTECLAAVRRFSVPCVLEVTELEALTPGFDAYLIPVVLNAHHSAFISGLHQQALKAHGQFLKSAEVWGEGYCILNRHSSAARRTAADAAMDMEDIVAFSRFSESVLRMPIFYLEYSGTYGDIEVVKKVSQTLAHARLFYGGGIQTAEQATEMAAWADTVVVGNALYENTEEALKTVKAVKETKRQINKR from the coding sequence ATCGAAGAAATGAAAGCTTGGCGTCACGCGTTTAAAGTGGATCCGGCGAGACCACACTCGGAAAAGTGGCTTGAAGAGATTTGTGAGTCGGGAACAGATGTGGTTATCGTTGGGGGCACAGAAGGAACGACCATCGACAATGTAACGGAATGTTTAGCAGCTGTCAGGCGTTTTTCAGTACCGTGTGTGTTGGAAGTGACAGAATTGGAAGCACTTACGCCCGGATTTGACGCTTACTTGATTCCGGTTGTTTTAAATGCTCATCACTCGGCATTTATTAGCGGCCTGCACCAACAAGCATTGAAAGCCCACGGCCAGTTCCTGAAATCGGCCGAAGTCTGGGGCGAAGGATACTGCATTTTGAATCGACATTCCAGCGCGGCGAGACGAACAGCTGCGGATGCGGCAATGGATATGGAAGATATCGTCGCTTTTTCCCGATTTTCCGAAAGCGTTTTGCGCATGCCAATCTTTTATCTTGAATACAGCGGTACATATGGCGACATTGAAGTTGTAAAAAAAGTAAGCCAAACGCTTGCGCATGCCCGACTATTTTACGGCGGGGGGATACAAACGGCGGAACAAGCGACGGAAATGGCCGCATGGGCGGATACAGTTGTCGTTGGCAACGCCCTCTATGAAAATACAGAAGAAGCATTGAAGACTGTTAAAGCAGTGAAAGAGACAAAAAGGCAAATCAACAAGCGCTAA
- the hisD gene encoding histidinol dehydrogenase: protein MASFLKKGKTNEEKQTADLKVQQSVGEIIQSIEDRGDEAVRDLSEKFDQWSPQSFRLSKEEIEAAIDALSDDVVQDIKFAQSQIENFARHQRASIQDIEVETRPGVILGHRNIPVNSVGCYVPGGRYPMVASAHMSIVTAKVAGVERVVACTPPANGEIPKATVAAMHMAGADEIYLLGGVQAMAAMGIGTETMDQVDMIVGPGNAFVAEAKRQLFGRVGIDLLAGPTETLVIADETADVEMVATDILGQAEHGPTSPGALITTSQALAESLEGEISRQLQILPTAEVAEIAWRDNGIIIVAENKKEAVREADKLAFEHVEVLANDPDYFLDNLKNYGALFLGPETNVAYGDKVIGTNHTLPTKQAAKYTGGLWVGKFLKNCTYQKVTKEASVEIGKYAERLCELEGFMGHKRQASLRVERYER, encoded by the coding sequence GTGGCGAGTTTTCTAAAAAAAGGAAAGACAAATGAAGAAAAACAAACAGCTGACCTAAAAGTTCAACAGTCGGTAGGCGAAATCATTCAAAGTATAGAAGATCGAGGCGATGAAGCTGTCCGAGATCTTTCGGAAAAGTTTGATCAGTGGTCTCCGCAAAGCTTTCGTCTCTCCAAGGAGGAGATCGAAGCTGCAATTGATGCACTGTCGGACGATGTGGTTCAAGATATTAAATTTGCGCAAAGTCAAATTGAAAATTTTGCTCGCCATCAACGGGCATCCATTCAAGATATTGAAGTAGAAACCCGACCGGGCGTCATTCTTGGGCATAGAAATATCCCCGTAAACAGCGTTGGCTGCTACGTTCCCGGCGGTCGCTATCCAATGGTGGCATCCGCTCATATGAGTATTGTTACTGCGAAAGTGGCCGGTGTTGAACGTGTGGTTGCGTGCACGCCTCCCGCAAATGGTGAAATTCCGAAAGCAACGGTTGCGGCCATGCATATGGCAGGCGCAGATGAAATTTATCTGTTAGGTGGTGTGCAAGCCATGGCAGCAATGGGAATTGGAACAGAAACCATGGATCAGGTCGACATGATCGTCGGACCCGGAAACGCCTTTGTCGCGGAAGCGAAACGGCAACTCTTCGGTCGTGTAGGCATTGATTTGTTGGCAGGGCCGACAGAAACCCTCGTTATCGCTGATGAGACAGCTGACGTAGAAATGGTTGCAACCGATATACTTGGGCAAGCTGAGCATGGGCCTACCTCTCCCGGTGCATTGATTACAACGTCCCAAGCGTTGGCCGAATCATTGGAGGGTGAAATTTCTCGCCAGTTACAAATCTTGCCAACTGCAGAAGTTGCAGAAATCGCTTGGAGAGATAACGGGATCATCATAGTCGCAGAAAATAAAAAAGAAGCAGTACGTGAAGCGGATAAACTAGCATTTGAACACGTTGAAGTGCTTGCAAATGATCCGGATTATTTCTTGGATAATCTGAAAAACTACGGCGCATTATTCCTTGGCCCTGAGACGAACGTTGCTTACGGGGATAAAGTGATCGGTACCAACCATACCTTGCCTACCAAACAAGCGGCGAAATATACAGGAGGGCTCTGGGTTGGTAAATTCCTGAAAAACTGCACCTATCAGAAAGTCACGAAGGAAGCAAGCGTCGAGATAGGAAAATATGCAGAAAGGCTATGTGAACTAGAAGGGTTTATGGGGCACAAACGACAAGCTTCTCTGCGTGTTGAGAGGTACGAAAGGTAA
- a CDS encoding sugar phosphate isomerase/epimerase family protein, with the protein MFPFAYPYQTEETIKPMFSAKGSAKEIIPSLASFGYDGVELLVRDGREANLPYVSKIVTDEGLKVASFGTGPMAADDRLSFSSLDKSCRDEAIKRTIHLIEWAEVFDCSVTIGKLRGQMSDEHPALSWEHMRQSCDRVLEAAEKRNVTILIEPQNKNQMNNLNRTKETMTFIQSFTSANFGIMLDCLHMEAESREPYFVHLFHEAIDKLGFIHLTDSDRLMPGEGTFDMNEIINAIRQMPRTPFVSFEIKQQDSSMAVSKQALERVKSIYAENEGY; encoded by the coding sequence ATGTTTCCATTTGCTTATCCTTACCAAACAGAAGAAACGATCAAACCAATGTTTAGTGCAAAAGGTTCCGCAAAAGAAATCATTCCTTCCCTGGCATCCTTTGGTTATGATGGAGTTGAATTGTTAGTACGGGATGGACGTGAAGCCAATTTGCCTTATGTATCCAAAATAGTCACTGATGAAGGGTTAAAGGTAGCCTCGTTTGGAACAGGTCCTATGGCTGCAGACGATCGACTGTCATTTTCATCTTTGGATAAAAGCTGCCGAGATGAAGCGATAAAACGAACCATTCACCTGATTGAATGGGCGGAAGTGTTTGATTGCTCCGTTACAATAGGGAAGCTGCGCGGACAAATGAGTGATGAACACCCTGCTTTATCTTGGGAACATATGAGACAGTCTTGCGATCGTGTGCTTGAAGCTGCTGAAAAAAGGAACGTAACCATTTTAATCGAACCACAAAATAAAAATCAGATGAATAACTTAAATCGCACAAAGGAGACAATGACTTTTATTCAATCATTTACGTCTGCCAATTTTGGCATTATGCTCGATTGTCTTCATATGGAGGCAGAAAGCCGTGAGCCTTATTTTGTTCATCTGTTTCATGAAGCGATCGATAAATTAGGCTTCATTCATCTCACGGATAGCGACCGTTTGATGCCCGGAGAAGGAACGTTTGATATGAATGAAATCATAAATGCTATTCGTCAAATGCCACGGACGCCTTTTGTAAGCTTTGAAATTAAACAACAAGATTCATCAATGGCGGTGTCGAAACAAGCGCTTGAACGTGTAAAATCCATCTATGCAGAAAATGAGGGATATTGA
- a CDS encoding GntG family PLP-dependent aldolase: protein MYDAEVGDDGRTDKLGRGEDPSVNNLEDVAAEVMGKEAALFCNSGTMANLISLLTHGTRGDNVLAGETCHINKSEKAPFMENIGGLIPRFFETDVFGAPDMDSIHQLMNDYEIKLLCLENTNNFMGGTCLSKEQMNTLCNVAHENGIPVHLDGARIFNASVYYDIPVKKLVKPADSVMFSLSKGLGAPMGSVLCGQKAFITRARKIRKLLGGSMRQSGVVAATGITAIQQEVDRLKEDHENAYLLAGMIKDNAKINIRMDAVQTNIVNVDVSSSGRSAKTIESDLLNKGLKVKSISDYKVRITTYRGVTRDDIIRAATIINAYFREC, encoded by the coding sequence ATGTATGATGCGGAAGTAGGGGATGATGGCAGAACAGATAAATTAGGAAGAGGGGAAGATCCGTCCGTTAATAATCTGGAAGACGTTGCTGCTGAAGTAATGGGCAAGGAAGCTGCTCTTTTTTGTAATAGCGGAACGATGGCCAATCTCATTTCGTTATTAACGCATGGCACCAGAGGAGACAACGTTCTGGCAGGAGAAACATGCCATATAAATAAAAGCGAGAAAGCGCCTTTTATGGAAAACATAGGAGGCTTAATTCCGCGCTTTTTCGAAACAGACGTATTTGGAGCCCCTGACATGGATAGTATTCATCAGTTGATGAACGATTATGAGATTAAGCTTCTTTGTTTGGAAAACACGAATAATTTTATGGGCGGAACTTGTCTTTCAAAAGAACAGATGAATACGCTCTGTAACGTTGCCCATGAAAACGGCATTCCCGTTCATTTAGATGGAGCAAGAATCTTTAATGCATCCGTCTATTACGATATTCCGGTCAAAAAATTAGTCAAGCCAGCGGACTCTGTGATGTTTTCTCTTTCCAAGGGATTAGGAGCTCCGATGGGGTCTGTGCTTTGCGGACAAAAAGCATTTATCACACGCGCAAGAAAAATAAGAAAGTTGTTGGGAGGATCCATGCGGCAATCAGGCGTAGTCGCGGCTACAGGAATTACTGCAATTCAACAAGAAGTGGATAGATTAAAGGAAGATCATGAGAATGCTTATCTATTGGCAGGTATGATCAAGGACAACGCTAAAATAAATATTCGCATGGATGCAGTTCAAACAAATATCGTCAATGTTGACGTTTCTTCAAGTGGCCGATCGGCAAAAACCATTGAATCTGATCTTTTAAATAAAGGACTCAAGGTGAAGAGCATTTCCGACTATAAAGTTAGAATAACAACGTACCGAGGAGTAACGAGGGATGACATCATAAGAGCGGCAACGATTATTAATGCGTATTTTAGGGAATGCTGA
- the pcrA gene encoding DNA helicase PcrA produces MQRNRMEQLLEGLNPEQQRAVKTTEGPLLIMAGAGSGKTRVLTCRIAYLVREKGVAPWNILAITFTNKAAREMKERVGQQISGVADSIWMSTFHALCVRILRRDADRIGINRNFSILDATDQQSVIKQILKDQNLDAKKFPPRALLGMISGAKNELITAEAYAKNASGPFEEVAADVYKEYKRRLRINHALDFDDLIMMSIRLFREVPEVLEYYQRKFQYIHVDEYQDTNKAQYMLVKQLADRFRNICVVGDSDQSIYKWRGADIGNILSFEGDYEEAEVILLEQNYRSTKTILLAANEVIKNNSGRKPKNLWTENEEGTRIHFHEAMDEREEAFYVIDQIKKATQTQQIGYQNFAILYRTNAQSRVMEELFVKSNIPYQMVGGTKFYDRKEIKDVLAYLRVIANPDDDISLSRIINVPKRGIGATTVDKVAAYANNQDISLYGALLEAEEIGLSATVTKKLLGFAEHLNNWIRQQEYLSVLNLLEEVLETSGYRDALNDENTLEAQSRLENIDELLTVAQEFEKRQDDDKSLITFLTDLALVADIDRLDDEEEGHEQGTVTMMTLHAAKGLEFPIVFLIGMEEGIFPHNRSLFEEEEMQEERRLAYVGMTRAEEQLHLTKALSRRLYGRAQMNPGSRFINEVPGHLFESEPEAAGNVSIDAGETKSARKHRKGTTTTRTGGETHAWKVGDKADHRKWGTGTVVAVNGEDENQELDIAFPAEGIKRLVAKFAPITRQ; encoded by the coding sequence ATGCAACGAAATAGGATGGAACAATTACTCGAGGGGTTAAACCCGGAACAACAGCGAGCGGTGAAGACGACGGAAGGTCCGCTCTTGATCATGGCCGGTGCCGGAAGCGGAAAAACACGTGTGCTCACCTGTCGGATCGCTTACTTGGTCCGGGAAAAAGGGGTGGCGCCTTGGAATATTCTCGCGATTACCTTTACGAATAAAGCAGCGCGAGAAATGAAAGAACGTGTGGGACAGCAAATCAGCGGTGTGGCCGACAGCATTTGGATGTCCACCTTTCACGCCTTATGCGTGCGGATATTGCGGCGAGATGCCGATCGCATCGGGATTAACCGCAATTTTTCCATCTTGGACGCTACCGATCAGCAATCGGTCATCAAACAGATCTTAAAAGACCAAAATTTGGACGCTAAAAAGTTCCCGCCACGCGCATTGCTCGGCATGATCAGCGGTGCCAAAAATGAGTTGATCACCGCCGAAGCATACGCCAAAAATGCAAGCGGCCCATTTGAGGAAGTGGCTGCCGATGTTTATAAAGAATATAAGCGGCGCCTTCGGATTAATCACGCGCTCGATTTCGACGATCTGATTATGATGTCGATCCGTCTTTTCCGCGAGGTGCCCGAGGTGTTGGAATACTATCAACGCAAGTTCCAATACATCCATGTGGACGAGTATCAGGATACGAACAAGGCGCAATATATGCTTGTAAAGCAACTCGCTGATCGTTTTCGCAACATCTGTGTCGTCGGTGACTCGGATCAGTCCATTTATAAATGGCGCGGAGCGGATATCGGCAATATCCTTTCTTTTGAAGGAGATTATGAAGAAGCCGAAGTAATTTTACTGGAACAAAATTACCGCTCGACGAAAACGATTTTATTGGCGGCCAATGAAGTGATCAAAAATAACAGCGGACGCAAACCGAAAAATCTATGGACTGAAAATGAGGAAGGAACGCGCATTCATTTTCATGAAGCCATGGATGAACGGGAGGAAGCGTTTTACGTCATTGATCAGATTAAAAAAGCGACACAAACGCAACAGATAGGCTATCAAAATTTCGCGATCCTCTATCGAACGAACGCCCAGTCCCGTGTGATGGAAGAATTGTTCGTCAAGTCGAATATCCCTTATCAAATGGTCGGCGGCACAAAATTTTATGACCGTAAAGAAATTAAAGATGTGCTTGCCTATCTAAGGGTGATTGCCAATCCGGATGACGATATTAGTTTGTCGCGGATAATTAATGTCCCTAAAAGAGGAATTGGAGCGACAACAGTGGATAAAGTGGCTGCCTATGCGAATAATCAGGATATAAGCTTGTATGGCGCCCTTCTGGAAGCCGAGGAGATCGGCCTTTCGGCAACGGTGACGAAGAAGCTTCTCGGCTTCGCGGAACATTTGAACAACTGGATACGCCAACAAGAATATTTATCGGTGCTTAATCTCCTCGAGGAAGTGTTGGAAACATCCGGCTATCGGGACGCACTCAACGACGAAAACACATTGGAGGCACAAAGCCGTCTCGAAAATATTGACGAGCTTCTCACCGTCGCCCAAGAGTTTGAAAAAAGGCAGGACGATGACAAATCTTTGATTACCTTTTTGACGGACCTTGCATTGGTCGCAGATATTGATCGCCTCGATGATGAAGAGGAAGGTCACGAGCAAGGGACGGTAACGATGATGACATTGCATGCCGCCAAGGGGTTAGAGTTTCCTATTGTTTTTTTAATCGGGATGGAGGAAGGAATTTTTCCTCATAACCGTTCTTTATTCGAGGAAGAAGAAATGCAAGAAGAGCGCCGGCTCGCGTATGTGGGGATGACGCGAGCGGAAGAACAGTTGCATTTGACAAAAGCTTTATCACGGCGCCTCTACGGGCGAGCGCAAATGAATCCGGGTTCGCGGTTTATCAACGAAGTGCCGGGCCATTTATTTGAATCCGAACCGGAAGCAGCCGGAAATGTTTCCATCGACGCCGGCGAAACGAAAAGCGCTCGAAAACATCGGAAGGGGACTACGACGACCCGGACGGGCGGAGAGACGCATGCTTGGAAGGTTGGAGACAAAGCGGATCATCGAAAATGGGGGACAGGCACGGTGGTCGCTGTCAACGGGGAGGATGAAAACCAGGAATTGGATATTGCATTTCCCGCTGAGGGCATTAAACGCCTCGTTGCCAAATTCGCCCCAATCACACGCCAATAA
- a CDS encoding aspartate/glutamate racemase family protein, producing the protein MSGNIRIGLVHATMNSVSPILHAFSQLDEKADLVNFMDEGLIYELNETNTVTNRMIMRLSALAGKAVESHVDAILFTCSSFTPYVAKIAELMPVPVLSSDMSMLEKAVDHSSDITVIATVKAAGPTTERMLKDIAAERNKTVRIKIFVLPEAFQALQKGDVLAHDQIIQEKIHEHKDDKTIVLAQYSMARAVESFDLPNVLTGPHISAQSIIQKALENK; encoded by the coding sequence ATGTCCGGTAACATCCGAATTGGGCTCGTTCACGCTACAATGAATTCAGTGTCACCGATTCTTCACGCGTTCTCGCAATTGGATGAAAAGGCTGACCTTGTGAACTTTATGGATGAAGGATTAATTTACGAGTTGAATGAGACAAATACCGTTACAAACCGAATGATTATGCGGTTGAGTGCGTTAGCGGGCAAGGCGGTTGAAAGCCATGTCGATGCTATTTTATTTACCTGTTCATCTTTTACCCCTTATGTAGCTAAAATTGCCGAACTTATGCCTGTGCCTGTATTAAGCTCCGACATGAGCATGTTGGAGAAAGCCGTTGATCATAGTTCGGATATCACGGTAATCGCAACGGTAAAAGCAGCGGGTCCGACGACGGAAAGGATGCTAAAGGATATCGCGGCTGAAAGGAATAAAACTGTCCGTATTAAAATTTTTGTTTTGCCGGAAGCATTTCAAGCATTGCAAAAAGGGGACGTTTTGGCACATGATCAAATCATCCAAGAAAAAATACATGAGCATAAAGATGATAAAACGATCGTTCTGGCCCAATATTCCATGGCGCGTGCCGTTGAATCTTTCGACCTTCCAAACGTTTTAACAGGTCCGCACATCAGCGCCCAATCGATTATTCAAAAAGCACTTGAGAACAAATGA
- a CDS encoding Ldh family oxidoreductase: MSDSFTYIEASHLTEISSLLFENEGMKKEDADTIAKDLVAANLRGLDSHGVSRIPMYLKRIRKEVVNPKPEIKVEKITSAVSKINGDAGMGFLAGHRAMDEAMNLARESGIGLVGIHNSTHYGMAALYVMQAMREGFISMAYTNSSPAIPPWGGRTAYLGANPFAAAVPGGNESPYVLDMAMTVIARGKIRLAATNNESIAEGLALNKDGVPTTDANEAFEGVCLPFGEAKGSALAMLVELLSGVLTGANYGGDVKSLYFDHSEPQNAGHLFIAIRPDLFVSKEEFENRMDDFVKKTKSLPRAEGFDDILIPGEPEEKKVQERLRTGIPISENVVAGLRKEIKESGVHASI, encoded by the coding sequence ATGTCAGACAGTTTCACTTATATAGAAGCCTCTCATTTAACTGAAATTTCCTCTCTATTATTCGAGAATGAGGGAATGAAAAAAGAAGATGCCGATACCATTGCAAAAGACTTGGTAGCTGCTAATTTAAGAGGTTTGGATTCTCACGGTGTGTCACGCATCCCGATGTATCTAAAACGTATTCGAAAAGAAGTCGTCAATCCGAAACCGGAGATAAAGGTTGAAAAAATAACGAGTGCGGTATCAAAAATAAATGGAGATGCTGGCATGGGATTCTTAGCCGGTCATCGTGCCATGGATGAAGCGATGAACCTGGCTCGTGAGAGCGGCATTGGCTTAGTAGGCATTCATAATAGTACCCATTATGGGATGGCAGCCTTATACGTTATGCAAGCAATGAGAGAAGGCTTTATATCAATGGCGTATACGAATTCTTCCCCTGCAATTCCGCCTTGGGGTGGGAGAACGGCATATTTGGGTGCGAATCCATTCGCTGCCGCTGTTCCTGGCGGCAATGAATCTCCTTACGTGTTAGATATGGCGATGACAGTCATTGCGAGGGGCAAAATTAGGTTAGCTGCTACGAATAACGAGTCAATTGCAGAAGGGTTGGCGTTGAATAAAGACGGGGTGCCAACAACGGATGCGAATGAAGCGTTTGAGGGCGTGTGCCTTCCATTTGGGGAAGCGAAAGGATCAGCCCTTGCCATGCTTGTGGAACTTTTATCCGGTGTTTTGACGGGGGCCAACTATGGCGGAGATGTAAAAAGTTTATATTTTGATCATTCAGAACCTCAAAATGCAGGTCACTTGTTCATTGCTATCCGTCCTGACTTATTCGTATCAAAAGAAGAATTTGAGAATCGGATGGATGATTTTGTGAAGAAGACGAAATCACTTCCTCGGGCCGAAGGTTTTGATGACATTCTAATCCCCGGCGAGCCGGAAGAAAAAAAAGTACAAGAACGTCTTCGTACAGGTATTCCGATTAGCGAGAACGTCGTTGCCGGCCTACGCAAAGAAATAAAAGAAAGTGGCGTACACGCGTCTATATGA
- the ligA gene encoding NAD-dependent DNA ligase LigA, translating to MAIDQDTETRAAELRERLHRYNYHYHVLDDPIVPDANYDEDIRELIQLEAKSPALKRDDSPTMRVGGEVLSGFQKVRHERPMLSLGNAFNEQELWDFDRRVRQGLSAEDDVTYSCELKIDGLAVALTYEEGRLVRGATRGDGQIGEDITSNLKTVGSIPLHLNEAVSLEVRGEVFMPEHSFQRLNEAKGESGEALFANPRNAAAGSLRQLDPKIAAARNLDIFLYAIGDDRGAGLAFHHEAIAYMKKLGLKVNPENRHVGSMEEVIAYVQHWIEKRKDLRYEIDGIVIKVDSLRQQDELGFTAKNPRWATAYKFPAEEKMTTLTDIELSVGRTGVVTPTAHLAPVTVAGTTVQRASLHNEELIREKDIKIGDQVVIKKAGDIIPEVVRVVEEARTGEETDFLMPSSCPECGSELVHLEEEVALRCINPRCPAQIREGLIHFVSRNAMNIDGLGERVITQLFHHRLVADISDLYTLQYEELIKLERMADKSVNNLLAAIEASKDNSLERLLFGLGIRFIGVKAADTLARHYKTMEALQNTSSEDVQAVPEIGHKMAEAIEQYFLQPEVGDMLKRLKESGVNMTFKGSGGNESDKFQDQTFVLTGKLEHWTRNELKTIIEANGGKVTSSVSKNTDVLIAGEDAGSKRDKAEQLGVEIWDENRAREEI from the coding sequence ATGGCTATAGATCAAGATACAGAAACGCGTGCGGCGGAACTGCGTGAACGGCTCCATCGCTACAATTACCATTATCATGTCCTCGATGATCCCATCGTTCCTGATGCGAATTATGATGAAGACATACGGGAACTAATACAGCTTGAAGCAAAGTCCCCTGCTTTGAAACGTGATGATTCTCCGACCATGCGTGTTGGCGGGGAAGTGCTCTCCGGGTTCCAAAAAGTTCGTCATGAGCGGCCGATGTTAAGCCTCGGGAATGCGTTTAATGAACAGGAATTATGGGATTTTGACCGTCGTGTGCGCCAAGGATTGTCGGCAGAAGACGATGTGACGTATAGCTGTGAATTAAAGATCGATGGCCTCGCGGTCGCCCTTACGTATGAGGAAGGACGCCTCGTCCGCGGCGCGACAAGAGGCGATGGGCAAATCGGCGAAGATATTACGTCAAATCTGAAAACGGTCGGTTCGATCCCCCTGCATCTCAATGAAGCGGTGAGCCTTGAGGTTCGCGGAGAAGTTTTCATGCCGGAACATTCGTTTCAACGTTTAAACGAAGCAAAAGGGGAAAGCGGAGAAGCGTTATTCGCTAATCCACGTAACGCGGCGGCAGGTTCCCTTAGACAGTTGGATCCCAAAATTGCGGCTGCCCGGAACCTCGATATTTTTCTCTATGCCATCGGTGACGATCGCGGTGCCGGTTTAGCATTTCATCATGAGGCGATTGCTTATATGAAGAAGTTAGGATTAAAAGTGAACCCCGAAAACCGGCACGTCGGTTCGATGGAAGAAGTCATCGCTTATGTTCAGCACTGGATCGAGAAGCGCAAAGACCTCCGGTATGAAATTGACGGCATCGTCATTAAGGTGGATAGCTTAAGGCAGCAAGATGAACTTGGCTTTACGGCCAAAAACCCTCGTTGGGCAACCGCCTACAAATTTCCGGCGGAAGAAAAAATGACGACGTTAACCGATATTGAACTGTCGGTGGGGCGGACCGGAGTTGTTACACCGACCGCTCATCTTGCCCCGGTGACAGTTGCCGGGACGACGGTCCAACGAGCCTCGCTTCACAATGAGGAACTTATCAGGGAAAAAGACATTAAAATCGGAGACCAAGTAGTGATAAAAAAAGCAGGAGACATTATTCCGGAAGTTGTACGTGTAGTGGAAGAGGCGCGCACGGGTGAAGAAACTGATTTTTTGATGCCATCGTCGTGTCCTGAATGCGGGAGCGAGCTCGTCCATTTGGAAGAGGAAGTCGCTCTACGTTGTATCAACCCACGGTGCCCCGCGCAAATTCGGGAAGGATTGATTCATTTTGTCTCTAGAAACGCCATGAATATCGATGGGCTCGGGGAACGAGTGATTACACAACTTTTTCACCATCGACTCGTTGCTGATATTTCCGATTTATACACCCTTCAATATGAAGAACTAATCAAGCTTGAACGGATGGCCGATAAATCGGTGAACAATTTACTGGCAGCGATTGAAGCGTCGAAAGACAATTCATTGGAGCGATTACTATTTGGATTGGGCATTCGTTTTATTGGGGTGAAAGCGGCAGATACACTTGCCCGCCACTATAAAACAATGGAAGCCTTGCAAAATACGTCATCGGAAGATGTTCAGGCAGTTCCGGAAATCGGCCACAAAATGGCAGAGGCGATTGAGCAATATTTCCTGCAACCCGAAGTGGGGGACATGCTCAAGCGTTTAAAGGAATCAGGCGTGAATATGACGTTTAAAGGAAGCGGCGGAAACGAATCGGATAAGTTTCAAGATCAAACGTTTGTGCTTACGGGTAAGCTGGAACATTGGACACGCAATGAATTAAAAACAATCATAGAAGCCAACGGCGGGAAAGTGACTTCAAGCGTCAGCAAAAACACAGACGTGCTCATCGCCGGTGAAGATGCCGGTTCCAAACGGGACAAAGCCGAGCAGTTGGGTGTGGAAATATGGGATGAGAATCGAGCGCGGGAAGAAATATAG
- a CDS encoding SDR family NAD(P)-dependent oxidoreductase has translation MENLFSVKEKVVIITGASQGIGKDLARTFAENGAKIALVARNKEKLNQVKADVGLSSKYVEIFPCDITEKKNLPDLASRIYQTFGRIDVLINNAGTNITKPATEITENDWDTVHDINLKSAFFFNQAVYPFMKAQGSGKIIHMSSQMEEVGYYKRSAYCSSKGGIKQLTKSLAIEWAKDQININAVAPTFIETPLTEKMFEDQDFKADVYSRIPLGRLAKTDDLFGAVLYLSSHASNMVTGQTLFVDGGWTAW, from the coding sequence ATAGAAAATTTATTCTCGGTAAAAGAAAAAGTGGTGATTATCACAGGGGCAAGCCAAGGAATTGGGAAGGACCTCGCACGTACCTTTGCCGAAAACGGAGCAAAAATTGCGCTTGTGGCACGAAACAAGGAAAAATTGAATCAAGTGAAAGCAGATGTAGGTCTTTCCTCCAAATATGTCGAGATTTTCCCATGCGACATTACCGAAAAAAAGAACCTCCCGGATTTAGCCAGCCGGATATACCAAACGTTTGGCAGGATTGATGTCCTTATCAATAATGCCGGGACCAATATAACCAAACCTGCAACAGAAATTACTGAGAACGATTGGGATACGGTCCATGACATCAATTTAAAAAGTGCTTTTTTCTTTAATCAGGCCGTCTATCCTTTTATGAAGGCGCAGGGATCCGGAAAAATCATTCATATGTCTTCTCAGATGGAAGAGGTTGGTTATTACAAACGTTCGGCATATTGTTCCAGTAAAGGAGGAATAAAACAGTTAACCAAATCTTTGGCGATTGAGTGGGCAAAAGATCAGATCAATATAAATGCAGTGGCGCCAACTTTTATTGAAACGCCGTTAACAGAGAAAATGTTCGAGGATCAAGATTTTAAAGCAGACGTATACAGCAGGATCCCACTTGGACGGTTGGCAAAAACGGATGATTTATTTGGAGCAGTGCTTTATTTAAGTTCCCACGCTTCGAATATGGTAACAGGCCAAACATTATTCGTTGATGGAGGATGGACGGCTTGGTAA